In one Hymenobacter sp. DG25B genomic region, the following are encoded:
- a CDS encoding RNA polymerase sigma factor, which translates to MYTLLLPAVPPSLPLAQPTQASADAELVAQLQRGSEAAFRTLVERYQNRIYRTALALLRSPEEAEDVAQEVFVEVHQTIGRFRGEAALSTWLYRLATSRALKNRQRAKAQKRFAYFTSLLGFDNHVLYEPPDNEHPQAQLEGRQQVELLLAHIARLPDQQQVAFTLRHEQELSYEEIAAVLNTTVPAVESLLFRARKTLRNHLQPSLRHV; encoded by the coding sequence GTGTATACCCTTCTACTGCCTGCTGTTCCACCATCCCTGCCTCTTGCGCAGCCCACCCAGGCTTCCGCCGATGCCGAGCTGGTAGCACAACTGCAGCGGGGCAGTGAGGCGGCGTTTCGCACCTTGGTGGAACGGTACCAAAACCGTATTTACCGCACGGCACTGGCCCTGCTACGGTCACCGGAAGAGGCGGAAGATGTGGCGCAGGAAGTCTTTGTGGAAGTTCACCAAACCATTGGCCGGTTTCGGGGTGAGGCAGCGCTAAGCACTTGGCTCTACCGCTTGGCAACCTCGCGGGCCCTGAAAAACCGGCAGCGGGCCAAGGCGCAGAAGCGCTTTGCGTATTTCACCAGCTTGCTAGGGTTTGACAATCATGTACTGTACGAGCCGCCTGACAATGAACACCCGCAGGCGCAACTGGAAGGCCGGCAGCAGGTAGAGCTTTTGCTTGCACATATTGCCCGATTACCCGACCAGCAACAGGTGGCTTTTACGTTGCGCCATGAGCAGGAATTGAGCTACGAGGAAATAGCTGCCGTTCTCAATACCACCGTGCCTGCCGTAGAATCTTTGTTGTTCCGTGCCCGAAAAACGCTTCGCAACCATCTTCAACCTTCCCTCCGCCATGTCTGA